One segment of Leuconostoc lactis DNA contains the following:
- a CDS encoding LacI family DNA-binding transcriptional regulator → MAITIKDIANRAGISAASVSRILTNRGRFSAETAQRVRQLAEEMGYYKNQSAADLSQKASRVIGVLVPATHTNFADEIIKGMQRQAFELEYELLIVFLENDVQHQIKTVKSLLSRQLLAVVMLAVDLETAVFDVLMTADTHLLSISNQLNNGITSISSDNYAMMHTIVDYLYDQGHRQIALIGAADPDSVVATLRRQGFIDALAKHEIHYNPAFIWGIENAYQTGLETIQNFGVPLPFTAVIGSADIVGIGILNSAKDAGVSVPDDLSIITVDGTDLTQLTRPRLTAVQQNFIQMGELAITTIANQALSPHTIIFTDVVLKPGDTVAKI, encoded by the coding sequence ATGGCTATTACAATTAAGGACATTGCAAATCGCGCCGGCATTTCAGCGGCATCCGTCTCACGAATTTTGACAAATCGTGGGCGTTTTAGTGCGGAAACAGCCCAGCGCGTCCGCCAACTCGCCGAAGAGATGGGTTATTATAAAAATCAATCGGCTGCCGATTTGTCACAAAAGGCAAGTCGCGTGATTGGCGTACTTGTCCCTGCAACACATACCAACTTTGCTGATGAAATTATTAAAGGTATGCAACGTCAAGCATTTGAACTGGAATATGAATTGTTAATTGTTTTTCTGGAAAATGATGTCCAGCACCAAATTAAAACGGTCAAATCATTGCTCTCACGACAATTGTTAGCTGTGGTGATGTTGGCGGTTGACCTTGAAACAGCTGTTTTTGATGTATTAATGACGGCTGACACACACCTTTTGAGTATTTCCAATCAATTAAATAATGGCATTACGTCTATTTCTTCTGATAATTATGCGATGATGCATACCATCGTTGATTATTTATATGATCAGGGGCATCGTCAAATCGCGTTAATTGGTGCCGCTGATCCAGACTCGGTAGTCGCGACGTTACGGCGTCAAGGCTTCATTGATGCACTAGCAAAACATGAGATTCATTATAATCCGGCCTTTATTTGGGGTATTGAAAATGCTTATCAGACCGGTCTTGAGACCATTCAAAATTTTGGCGTGCCATTACCCTTCACTGCAGTGATTGGATCTGCTGACATTGTTGGGATTGGTATTCTGAATAGTGCTAAAGATGCTGGCGTTAGTGTCCCTGATGACCTGTCAATTATCACCGTTGATGGTACGGATCTCACCCAGCTCACACGACCTCGTTTAACAGCCGTCCAACAAAATTTTATCCAAATGGGTGAACTGGCTATTACAACAATTGCCAACCAAGCACTCTCACCTCATACCATTATTTTTACAGATGTGGTATTGAAACCTGGTGACACAGTAGCAAAAATATAA